CAAATGCTTCGAAGCGGGACTGCGGACTTTTGCAGCATTGGCTGAAGATTTGACGGCTGCGGTCGAGCGCCGCCAGCCCGTATCGAGCCCGCCGGAACGCTTCTACGGCAAGGAAGCACGCCCCGTCGCCGCCGCGACGATCGACTGGGACGCGCCTGCGCACGAAATTGCTCGCCGGGTTTCCGCGCTCGATTTCGGTGCCCATCGCAACCCCCTTGGCGTTGCGAAGACATTGTTGGGCGATCGGTTGATCCTGGTACATGCTGCAACTGCGCTGGACCGGGCCAGCGGTGCAGCACCGGGGACCATCATTGATGGCGGCGAGTCCCCAATTGTCGCCACGGGCAGCGGCGATATCCGACTGGATCGGCTGACCGATGCCGACGGCGGACCTCTGGCGTTCGCGCCTTTGTCCGCGGGCCAACGCTTCGAATCGATCGGCGGCGACCGCTTGGACACGCTTGGTACGCTGGACAGCGCCTCGGCGCACTACGAAGGCTGGTGGCATCGCCGGCTTGCCGGTCGCGATGCGCTGTTGCTCCCGCAGTTTCAGGCGAAAAGCGGTGATCGGTACGAGGCGCCCATCGTGTCGGACCGCAAGGCTCCCGCCGGACGGGTCCCGTCGGACCTGCTCGCGGCATGGGTTGCCTATCTGGGTCGCGTCGCGGACCGCGATACCGTGGATATCGGATATGTTGATCAGGTTTATCTGTCCCGGCTCGAGGATGTCGCGCCGTGGTTCGCCGATCAAATGCCGCTGCATGTTGCGATCGACTGGGGGCAACCGCTCGGCGTCTTTGCCGACCGATTGGCGAACGAGGTCGGCGCCATGCACAAGCGGATCGCGATCGCACGCGATCTGATCGCACGGATGCCGGACCTGCGCGGATCGGACGGCTTCGGCTTTCCCGTCTCCGTGCAGTTGGTCGATCGGCTCGATCAGGCCGTCTCCGCGCAGGGGACGGTACTCCATCTGGCCATTGCCGGCGATGGCAGCGGCTGCCGGTTGATCCATGATCCGGCCCGGATCGACCATGCCGCGCTCGCGGATTTGTGGGTCGGGTTCGAAAGGATGCTGGCGGCGGCCGATGCCGCGCCCGAGACACCGGTCGGCCGCCTTTCGTTACTCGATGAGGCCGAATATCACCAGGTGATCCGGGTATGGAATGCCGAAGCGGGCGAAACCTCGACCGCGTCGGGCGTCCATCACATGATCGCGGACCAGGCGCGCCGGACTCCCGACAAGGTCGCAGTTACCGCGCGTGGTCGCAGCATGACCTATGCCGAACTCGACGCACGCGCGAATCGGCTCGCCCGTTATCTGCATGGTCTGGGTGTCCGGCCCAACGTCATGGTCGGCCTCAATGTCGAACGATCCGTCGAGCTCGCTATATGCGTGCTGGCGATCCACAAGGCGGGCGGAGCCTATGTTCCGCTCGACCCCGCCTATCCGCGCGACCGCCTTGCGCACATGATCGCGGATTCGGGGATGCCGGTAATCGTCACCCAGTCGTCGTTGGTCGGCGACCTGCCCGCCGCCGGGGCGCATCTTGTGTGCATCGACCAGCTTGATGGCGAGCTCGCCATGCTGTCCGATGAAGCTTTCGACGGCGGTGCGACTGGCGAGGATCTCGTCTATGTCATCTACACCTCCGGTTCGACCGGCCTGCCGAAAGGCGTGATGATCGAGCACCGGCAACTCGTCAATTTCTTCGCAGGGATGGACCGGCAGCTCGAACCCGACGGGGTCTGGTTGGCGGTGACGAGCCTCAGCTTCGATATCTCGGTTCTCGAAATCTGCTGGCCGCTCACGCGTGGCTATCATGTGGTGGTCGCTACAGAGCGTGAGGTGCGCGGCGATGTCGTATCGCGCGATGGAGGCAAGGCACCGGAATTCAGCCTCTTCTATTTTGCGAGCGCGGATGGCGCTAGCGCCGCCGACCACTATCGGCTGTTGATGGAGGGCGCGCGCTTTGCCGACGCCAATGGTTTCGAGGCGGTTTGGACGCCGGAACGCCATTTTCACGCCTTTGGCGGACCTTATCCCAATCCGGCCGTGATTTCCGCCGCGCTTGCGGCGTCGACTTCGCGGCTCAAGATTCGCGCGGGGAGCGTGGTCGCGACATTGCACCATCCGGCGCGGATTGCCGAGGAATGGGCGTTGGTCGACAATCTGTCGGGCGGCCGCGTCGGTATCGCTTTCGCCTCCGGATGGCAGCCGAACGACTTCGTGTTTGCTCCCGACAATTTCGCCGATCGCAACGGTGCGCTGAAGCGCAACATGGACGATGTCCGTGCGCTGTGGCGGGGCGAGGCGCGCAGCTTCCCGGGACCGCTCGGCGATGTCGAACTGATGACCTACCCGCGTCCGGTGCAGCCGGAACTTCCGGTGTGGATCACATCGGCCGGCAATGTGCAGACATTCGAGGAAGCAGGGCGGTCGGGCGCCAATGTGCTGACGCACCTGCTGGGGCAGAATGTCGAGGAAGTGGCCGCGAAGATCGCCGCCTATCGCCGTGCCCGGGCAGCCGCCGGCCATCAGGGCGAGGGGCTTGTCACGTTGATGCTGCACAGCTTTGTCGGCGAAAACGCCGACGAGGTGCGGTCGATCGTGCACGGGCCGCTGACCGAATATCTGCGTACTTCGACCAACCTCCTCAAACAATATGCCTGGTCGTTCCCGACCTTCAGGCAGCCGGTTGGCGCCGAGGCGGGCAAGGAAATCGAATTGTCGGGGCTCAGCGACGAGGAAACCGACGCGCTGCTCGATCATGCCTTCGATCGCTATTTCGAGACCAGCGGCCTTTTCGGGACGCCCGAGGATTGTTTGCCGTTGATTCGGCGCCTTCAGGCGATCGGGGTGGACGAGATTGGCTGCCTGATCGACTTCGGCATCGCCACCGATACGGTGCTTGAAAGCCTGCCTGCGCTCAACCGTCTACGCTGCCTTGCCGCGGCAGAGGCGGAGGGCGCCGAGAACAGCCTGCCGGAACTGATGGTGCAGCACGGCGTCACGCATCTTCAATGCACGCCGTCGCTGCTCAATGTGCTGGCGAGCGATGGGGCGGCGCGTCCGCACCTGTCCGAACTCAAGCGCCTGATGGTCGGTGGAGAGGCTTTCCCGCCGCACCTCGCCCGCGACATGTTCTCGCTTGTCGATGGTGCCGTCATGAACATGTACGGCCCGACCGAGACGACGATCTGGTCGGCGACCCATGTCTTGCAGGCCGATGACGACGTACCGCCGCTTGGCCGTCCCTTGCTCAACCAGCAGGTCTATGTTCTCGACCGGCGGATGCAGCCGGTCCGCCCGGGTACGCCCGGCGAACTGATCATCGCCGGCGACGGCGTGGTGCGGGGTTATCTCGATCGCCCCGAACTTACCGCAGAGCGCTTCATCGCGGATCCGGTCGCATTCGGGGGCCGGGCATATCGCACGGGCGACCTCGTGCGGCAGCGTTCCGACGGAACGCTCGAATTCCTCGGCCGGCTCGATCATCAGGTCAAGGTTCGCGGCTATCGCATCGAGCTGGGCGAGATCGAGGCGCGGCTGGCCGATCATCCCGATGTTGTCGAGGTGGTGGTCGTCGCGCATCGCGCGGAGGGAGCCGCAGACTCGCGCCTGATCGCCTATCTGGCGGCGACCGGCGTGGCGTCGAACGACGTGCTACGCGATCATCTGCGGGCAAGCTTGCCCGAATTCATGGTGCCGTCGGCCTTCATTCAGGTCGACGCATTGCCGCGGACACCGAATGGCAAGATTGATCGTAAGGTGTTGCCCGACCCCGCGCGCGTCGCGATCGAGGTGCCGGCGAACGAGGTGGTCGAGCCGGCCAGCGGCATGGAAGCACAGATTCACAAGATCTGGTGCGACCTCCTCAACCTGTCCAATGTCGGTTTGCGCGACAATTTCTTCGATATCGGCGGCCACTCGCTGCTTGCAGTGCAACTCCACCGCCGCCTTTCGGGGGTATCGGAAAAGCCGGTATCGCTGACCGACATCTTCCGGTTCCCAACCGTTGCCACGCTCGCGGCGCATCTGTCGGTGTCGCAGCCGCAGGTCGCGGCCGCGCGCGAGGGACAGGATCGCGCGAACAACCGGCGGGCCGCGCTTCAGCGCCGCGGCGCTGCACGTGCGCTCGCGAGGAGCTGATCGATGGAACAGAATCACAGCTCCTTCGGTCCCACCAGCGAAGCGGATCTACCCGAGGCGGCAATCGCGATCGTGGGCATGTCGTGCCGGTTCGCCGACGCGCGGGGAATCGACGACTATTGGGATCTGCTTCAGGGTGGCCGCGAGGCGATCCGTACCTATTCGGACGAGGAGCTGCTCGCAGCAGGGGTCAGTCCGGCGTCGCTGCGCAATCGCAACTATGTCCGCCGCGGCGCTCCGCTCGAAGATATGGAATGTTTCGACGCGACGCTGTTCGGAATGAGCCCGCGCGATGCGGCAATCATGGACCCGCAGCACCGCCATTTCCTGGAATGCACGTGGGAAGCGCTCGAAAATGCCGGCTACACGCCGCAGCGTTTCGATGGCGTGGTCGGCGTCTTCGCCGGTTCGGGCCACAACGCCTATATGCCGTATAACCTGCTGACCAATTCCAAACTGGTCCGCGACGTCGGCCTGTTCTTGTTGCGGCATACAAGCAACGACAAGGACTTCCTGACCACACGCGTCTCCTATCTGTTCGATCTCAAGGGGCCGAGCATCAACGTGCAGACCGCGTGCTCGACCTCGCTTGTTTCGATCCATATGGCGGCGCAGAGCCTGCTCAACGGCGAGTGCGACATGGCAATCGCCGGCGGTTCGTCGATCGAACTGCCGCACCGGCAGGGCTATATTTACGAGGAGGGCGAAATCCTGTCGCCCGACGGCCATTGCCGTCCCTTTGATGCGGCATCGCAGGGTACAGTATTCGGCAGCGGGGTCGCGGTGTTGGCGTTGCGGCGGCTCGAGGATGCGGTGGCGGCGGGCGATCATATCTATGCCGTGCTGCGCGGGTCGGCGATCAACAATGACGGCGCCGGCAAGGTCGGATATCTGGCTCCCAGCGTCGACGGGCAGGCCAAGGTGATTGCCGAAGCACTGGCGATCGCCGACATTGATGCCGGCTCGATCAGCTATGTCGAGGCGCACGGTACCGGCACGCCGGTCGGTGATCCGATCGAGCTCGCTGCGCTGACCGAGGCCTTTCGTCAGTCCACCGACAGCGTCGGTCATTGCGCCATCGGGTCGGTAAAGGGCAATATCGGGCATACCGACACGGCGGCCGGCGCTGCCGGGCTGATCAAGGTCGCGCTGGCGCTGCACAATGGAGAGCTGCCGGCTTCGCTCAATTTCGATGCGCCCAATCCGGCGCTGGGCTTGGAAGGCAGCCCGTTCCGCATCCAGGCCGAGCGCTCGCCCTGGACGACGTCGCCCGGCGGGGCACCCCGTCGGGCGGGAGTCAGTTCGCTCGGCGTGGGGGGCACGAACGCACATGTCGTGCTCGAAGAGGCGCCGCCGCGCCCGGCCAGCGGACCGAGCCGGCGTCGCCAGCTGCTTCTTTGCACCGCCAAATCGTCTGCCGCCTTGCAGGCGAACGCCGCCGCACTCGCCGACTTTATCGAGACTCGCCCGCAAGCGGGTCTGCCCGATACGGCGTTCACGCTGTCGATCGGACGCCAGCACCTGCCGCAACGCCGCTTCGCCGTGGCGGCGTGCGGCGAGGAGGCGGCCGCCCGGCTTCGTGAGATCGCGGGGCAGGAGGTTTCGCAACCGAAGCCGGTCGCCGAGCGCCCGGTGGCGTTCCTCTTCTGCGGTGCCGGACCGCAACACGCCGACATGGCGCGCGGACTCTATGATACCGAACCGCTGTTCCGACAGGCTGTCGATGACGGTCTCGCCATTCTCGACCGGATCGGCGTGGCGAACGTACGGCGCTGGTTGTTGCCGAACGATTTGGACCGCGCGCAGGCGGCCGCCGAATTGGAGCGCCCATCGATCGCGCTTCCCGCATTGTTCATCATCCAGACTGCGCTC
This sequence is a window from Sphingopyxis sp. USTB-05. Protein-coding genes within it:
- a CDS encoding MupA/Atu3671 family FMN-dependent luciferase-like monooxygenase codes for the protein MAGPAPSSESSVHQGKQRSILIGRETLLGACGGLLLEQQHEIVAVVAPEGPAAAWARRAGVPLFGRSKDLLEADLGPIDYLFSITNLTVLSPDVLALASRAAINFHDGPLPAYAGLNTPSWALLEGESEHGVTWHLMTDAVDCGDILASETLAIEDGETALSLNTKCFEAGLRTFAALAEDLTAAVERRQPVSSPPERFYGKEARPVAAATIDWDAPAHEIARRVSALDFGAHRNPLGVAKTLLGDRLILVHAATALDRASGAAPGTIIDGGESPIVATGSGDIRLDRLTDADGGPLAFAPLSAGQRFESIGGDRLDTLGTLDSASAHYEGWWHRRLAGRDALLLPQFQAKSGDRYEAPIVSDRKAPAGRVPSDLLAAWVAYLGRVADRDTVDIGYVDQVYLSRLEDVAPWFADQMPLHVAIDWGQPLGVFADRLANEVGAMHKRIAIARDLIARMPDLRGSDGFGFPVSVQLVDRLDQAVSAQGTVLHLAIAGDGSGCRLIHDPARIDHAALADLWVGFERMLAAADAAPETPVGRLSLLDEAEYHQVIRVWNAEAGETSTASGVHHMIADQARRTPDKVAVTARGRSMTYAELDARANRLARYLHGLGVRPNVMVGLNVERSVELAICVLAIHKAGGAYVPLDPAYPRDRLAHMIADSGMPVIVTQSSLVGDLPAAGAHLVCIDQLDGELAMLSDEAFDGGATGEDLVYVIYTSGSTGLPKGVMIEHRQLVNFFAGMDRQLEPDGVWLAVTSLSFDISVLEICWPLTRGYHVVVATEREVRGDVVSRDGGKAPEFSLFYFASADGASAADHYRLLMEGARFADANGFEAVWTPERHFHAFGGPYPNPAVISAALAASTSRLKIRAGSVVATLHHPARIAEEWALVDNLSGGRVGIAFASGWQPNDFVFAPDNFADRNGALKRNMDDVRALWRGEARSFPGPLGDVELMTYPRPVQPELPVWITSAGNVQTFEEAGRSGANVLTHLLGQNVEEVAAKIAAYRRARAAAGHQGEGLVTLMLHSFVGENADEVRSIVHGPLTEYLRTSTNLLKQYAWSFPTFRQPVGAEAGKEIELSGLSDEETDALLDHAFDRYFETSGLFGTPEDCLPLIRRLQAIGVDEIGCLIDFGIATDTVLESLPALNRLRCLAAAEAEGAENSLPELMVQHGVTHLQCTPSLLNVLASDGAARPHLSELKRLMVGGEAFPPHLARDMFSLVDGAVMNMYGPTETTIWSATHVLQADDDVPPLGRPLLNQQVYVLDRRMQPVRPGTPGELIIAGDGVVRGYLDRPELTAERFIADPVAFGGRAYRTGDLVRQRSDGTLEFLGRLDHQVKVRGYRIELGEIEARLADHPDVVEVVVVAHRAEGAADSRLIAYLAATGVASNDVLRDHLRASLPEFMVPSAFIQVDALPRTPNGKIDRKVLPDPARVAIEVPANEVVEPASGMEAQIHKIWCDLLNLSNVGLRDNFFDIGGHSLLAVQLHRRLSGVSEKPVSLTDIFRFPTVATLAAHLSVSQPQVAAAREGQDRANNRRAALQRRGAARALARS